Part of the Polaribacter sp. Hel1_33_78 genome is shown below.
CCTGTTCCTGTTTGTGCAGAAGCTAATATATCTTTTCCTTCTAAAATATGAGGAATTGCTTTTTGTTGAATTGGAGAAGGAACTGTGTATCCTTTTTCGTGAACTGCTTTCACTAAAGCATCCGATAAACCTAGGTCTTTAAATGACATTTATAATATTTAAGAAATTCTTTCTGTTCTGTATAGAAATGCAAATGTACATTGATTAATTGTTAAGAGTCTGTAATATGCACTTTATATTATTTCATGAAATTTACCATCAAAAAATAAGATGCCCTTCAGCATCTTTTAATTTTTTTTAGTTCGCTTAAATTAACGATTTCTTCTTCCTCTATTTCTTCCTCCCCTAATAAGCCCAAGAATAAATAAAATAATAATAGCGCCAACAGCACCAATAATAATCTGATTTAGAATAGTATGGCCAACATTAATGGTCAATCCTAATTGAGCAAAAGCCCAACCTCCAATATAACTACCAGCAATACCTATGATAATATTTATGACTAAACCATAGCCATTGTTTTTCATAAGAGCATCAGCGATATATCCACAAATAGCACCAATAATTATTGTATATACGATTCCCATTTCCCCAAAAAATTTAATTGATTAATTATTGCTAATTTAGTGAAAAAAAATAAAATATTTTTTTTATCACTTAGGCCCATTAGAGAAGTATTCTAATCCTTTTGATAAACTTATTAATTCAATAAACAAAACATGAAAAAAATTATACAGTATTTACTTTTTTTATTCAGCGGTATTTTAATTGCGCAACAAACAGCTAAAAGTGCTGTTTTAATTGAAAAGGCTCTTAAAGAGAAAGAAATTTTAGAAAAAACGTCTCTAGTAAAAAACGTCAACTTTACAAATATAGGTCCAACTATAATGAGTGGACGTGTTGCAGATATTGATGTAAACCCAAATAATACCATGGAATTTTATGTGGGTTATGCCTCTGGAGGCTTGTGGTATACAAAGAATAATGGAACAACTTTTACACCAGTTTTAGATAGTTCGGCAACACAAAACGTAGGAGATATCGCTATAGATTGGAGCTCCGGAACAATTTGGGTTGGTACTGGTGAAAAAAATTCTTCTCGCTCGTCTTATGCAGGAATAGGTGTTTTAAAATCTATAGATAAAGGTAAAACTTGGAACAATGTAGGTTT
Proteins encoded:
- a CDS encoding GlsB/YeaQ/YmgE family stress response membrane protein codes for the protein MGIVYTIIIGAICGYIADALMKNNGYGLVINIIIGIAGSYIGGWAFAQLGLTINVGHTILNQIIIGAVGAIIILFILGLIRGGRNRGRRNR